A genomic segment from Malus domestica chromosome 05, GDT2T_hap1 encodes:
- the LOC103436200 gene encoding uncharacterized protein, producing MCIAVFVWQNHPVYPFLLLLNRDEFHSRPTEPLAWWEGGEILGGRDGLAGGTWLACTRDGKVAFITNVREVQKLAQAKSRGDLPVRFLESKKSPMEFADEVVEEADQYNGFNLVLADLCSRTMVYVTNRPKEDRNFVTEVSPGIHVLSNAQLDSPWPKAQLLGDSFRETLTESSGDDLPIKLMVEKLMTNTVKVEDESLLPHIYPPELEYHLSSIFVEKAPPLGHYGTRSTSALSVKTNGDVSYYERYQENQVWKEGTVTYQIGDVCNL from the exons ATGTGTATAGCTGTGTTCGTGTGGCAAAATCACCCAGTTTACCCCTTCCTTCTGCTGCTCAACAGGGACGAGTTTCACAGCAG gcCAACAGAGCCTCTGGCATGGTGGGAAGGAGGGGAGATCTTAGGGGGAAGAGATGGATTGGCAGGTGGGACATGGCTGGCTTGCACCAGAGATGGTAAGGTGGCTTTTATCACAAATGTTAGAGAAGTTCAGAAGCTTGCTCAAGCTAAGAGCAGAGGGGACCTTCCGGTTCGATTCTTGGAG AGCAAGAAGAGTCCCATGGAGTTCGCCGATGAAGTTGTGGAGGAGGCGGATCAATACAACGGGTTTAACCTGGTATTGGCCGATCTTTGTTCTAGGACCATGGTTTATGTAACCAACAGACCGAAGGAGGACAGGAATTTTGTCACTGAGGTCTCTCCCGGGATCCATGTCTTGTCAAATGCACAACTAGATTCTCCTTGGCCTAAG GCTCAACTACTAGGCGATAGTTTCAGAGAGACACTTACGGAATCCAGCGGCGACGATCTTCCGATAAAATTAATGGTTGAGAAACTAATGACGAACACGGTTAAAGTCGAGGACGAAAGCCTCCTGCCTCACATATATCCTCCAGAACTGGAGTACCATCTCAGCTCCATATTTGTGGAGAAAGCCCCTCCGTTG GGACACTATGGCACTCGAAGCACCTCGGCATTGTCTGTGAAGACAAATGGGGATGTTAGCTACTACGAGAGATATCAGGAAAATCAAGTGTGGAAAGAAGGAACAGTAACTTATCAGATTGGAGATGTCTGTAACTTGTAA